From a single Silene latifolia isolate original U9 population chromosome 6, ASM4854445v1, whole genome shotgun sequence genomic region:
- the LOC141586990 gene encoding protein SCO1 homolog 1, mitochondrial-like, translating into MSGSSAITKSNQLHRYLRHLNLLHHRSYLTSPLSPLPHLSKSSSLSPINSYYRELNSFRLSHRYLSTSAPSPSSGDGEKSQGSQQSGADAGKSIRGSPVSWVSLLLLLVTGAGIVFYYDQEKKRHIEEIDTASNTVRQGPSVGQAAIGGPFKLINHEGKTVTDEDFLGKWTVMYFGFTHCPDICPDELLKLAAAVDKIKEKSGIEIVPVFISVDPERDTVEQVSEYVKEFHPKLIGLTGDPEEIRKVARAYRVYYMKTAEEGSDYLVDHSIVMYLMSPKMDFVKFYGKNNDIDELTNGIIKEVKQYKKK; encoded by the exons ATGTCAGGCAGCAGCGCCATAACCAAAAGCAACCAACTCCACCGTTATCTCCGCCATCTCAACCTCCTACACCACCGTTCTTACTTGACTTCTCCATTATCGCCACTGCCACACCTCTCCAAATCCTCTTCTCTCTCTCCTATCAACAGTTACTATAGGGAACTCAATTCCTTCAGATTAAGCCACAGGTACCTTTCCACTTCTGCACCATCTCCTTCTTCCGGCGATGGCGAAAAATCTCAGGGATCACAACAATCTGGTGCCGACGCCGGAAAATCCATTCGTGGATCG CCTGTTTCATGGGTGagcctccttttgttgcttgttacTGGAGCAGGGATTGTCTTCTACTACGACCAAGAAAAGAAGCGCCATATTGAAG AAATAGACACTGCCTCAAATACGGTACGACAGGGACCCTCTGTTGGACAAGCAGCTATTGGAGGGCCATTCAAGCTCATTAATCATGAAGGCAAAACTGTAACTGATGAAGACTTTTTGGGTAAATGGACTGTGATGTATTTTGGCTTTACTCATTGTCCTGATATCTGCCCTGATGAACTCCTGAAACTTGCTGCTGCAGTTGATAAAATAA AAGAAAAATCAGGAATTGAAATCGTACCAGTTTTTATATCGGTGGATCCTGAAAGAGATACCGTTGAGCAAGTTAGTGAGTATGTCAAAG AGTTCCATCCGAAGCTGATTGGATTAACTGGTGATCCAGAGGAGATCCGAAAAGTTGCTCGCGCATACAGAGTGTATTATATGAAGACAGCAGAGGAAGGCTCTGATTATCTCGTTGACCACTCTATCGTCAT GTACTTGATGAGTCCTAAAATGGATTTTGTTAAGTTCTATGGAAAAAATAATGATATTGATGAGCTTACCAATGGTATAATCAAAGAAGTGAA